The following are from one region of the Heptranchias perlo isolate sHepPer1 chromosome 11, sHepPer1.hap1, whole genome shotgun sequence genome:
- the LOC137326866 gene encoding lysozyme C-2-like, which yields MKILLVLNLLLLATSAKIFERCELAQTLKAHGLDGFHGYSLANWLCMAYSASGFNAQTIKNYRNEGIISSTNYGIFQINNRQWCNDGTTKFSYNLCGINCHNLLDDDIIDDIQCVKSVVVTQLGMEIWPDWKRKCMGQEVDQFLHQCEI from the exons ATGAAGATACTCCTTGTACTCAATCTCCTGCTTCTGGCCACGAGTGCCAAAATCTTTGAGAGATGTGAGCTTGCACAGACATTAAAGGCACACGGATTGGATGGATTTCACGGATACAGCCTGGCTAACT GGTTGTGCATGGCTTATAGTGCAAGTGGCTTCAACGCACAAACAATCAAAAATTACCGGAATGAAGGGATTATTTCGTCAACTAACTACGGGATTTTCCAGATTAACAATAGGCAGTGGTGTAATGATGGTACGACCAAGTTCTCCTACAATCTCTGTGGGATCAACTGTCACA ATTTGCTGGACGATGACATCATTGATGACATTCAATGTGTCAAGTCTGTAGTTGTCACCCAGCTTGGAATGGAAATCTG GCCTGACTGGAAGAGGAAGTGCATGGGGCAAGAGGTCGACCAGTTTCTGCACCAATGCGAAAtataa